A DNA window from Brenneria izadpanahii contains the following coding sequences:
- a CDS encoding DUF29 domain-containing protein, translated as MGTRYDTDVVAWANEQAALLRAGKLSQLDIENIAEEIEDVGKSEKRELASRMAVLLAHLLKWQFQPTHRGASWELTIKGQRGLIERRLKKTPSLKVTLADQEWLEDTWFDALAIASKETGIGLEKLPASCIWTTEQIMSPDFYPES; from the coding sequence ATGGGAACTCGTTATGATACTGACGTGGTAGCCTGGGCGAATGAACAGGCTGCGTTACTACGTGCCGGTAAACTCAGTCAGCTCGATATTGAAAACATTGCCGAGGAGATAGAAGACGTGGGTAAAAGTGAAAAACGCGAACTGGCCAGCCGGATGGCGGTTTTACTTGCTCACCTTCTCAAATGGCAATTTCAACCCACTCATCGTGGTGCGAGCTGGGAATTGACGATTAAGGGGCAACGAGGCTTGATTGAACGCCGCCTTAAGAAAACGCCAAGCCTGAAAGTGACTCTGGCCGATCAGGAATGGTTGGAAGATACCTGGTTTGATGCGCTGGCTATAGCATCAAAAGAAACGGGCATCGGTTTGGAAAAACTTCCGGCTTCATGCATTTGGACAACAGAACAAATTATGAGCCCGGATTTCTACCCTGAGTCATAA
- a CDS encoding STY4534 family ICE replication protein encodes MSQVQNTSNKTEYFNLTIKGMGYLSNVRQVNGSNGTFISCVINGLSGPTDNASYTRFDVTVAGKEASSLINRCQKSVDEDKKVLIGFVLSNLKTDIFTLNSGEHAGEQRVSLKARLIKVDWIKIGQEKVYQADKSDSTPPQQGSAQQQYAENSF; translated from the coding sequence ATGTCTCAAGTGCAAAACACGTCCAACAAAACTGAATATTTCAACCTGACCATTAAAGGAATGGGGTATCTCAGCAATGTTCGCCAGGTCAATGGTTCTAACGGCACCTTTATCAGCTGTGTTATCAACGGACTTTCTGGTCCGACCGATAACGCCAGTTATACGCGTTTCGATGTCACGGTCGCCGGTAAAGAAGCCAGCAGCCTAATCAATCGTTGTCAAAAGTCGGTTGATGAAGACAAAAAAGTCCTGATTGGGTTTGTGCTCAGCAACCTGAAAACGGACATTTTTACGCTCAACAGCGGTGAACATGCCGGTGAACAACGTGTCAGTCTGAAAGCCCGCCTGATCAAGGTCGATTGGATCAAAATCGGCCAGGAGAAGGTTTATCAGGCTGATAAATCTGACTCCACGCCGCCTCAGCAGGGTTCTGCTCAGCAACAATACGCAGAAAACTCCTTCTGA